In Streptomyces sp. TLI_146, the genomic stretch GACCGGCACGGCAGCCCCTTCGAGCACAACTCGATGACGTTCTTCATCAGCGCCCCGATCTTCGTCTTCCGCGAGTTCATGCGGCACCGGGTGGGCTGGTCGTACAACGAGGAGTCGGGCCGCTACCGGGAGCTCCAGCCGGTCTTCTATGTGCCGGGCGCCGACCGCAGGCTCGTCCAGCGGGGCCGCCCCGGCAAGTACGAGTTCGTCGAGGGCACCGAGGCCCAGCAGGAGCTGACGAGCCGCGCGATGGAGGACTCCTACCGCCAGGCGTACGGGGCGTACCAGGAGATGCTGGCGGCGGGCGTGGCCCGTGAGGTCGCCCGCGCCGTGCTCCCGGTCGGCCTGTTCTCGTCGATGTACGCGACGTGCAACGCCCGTTCCCTGATGCACTTCCTGGGCCTGCGCACCCAGCACGAGCAGGCGCAGGTGCCGTCGT encodes the following:
- the thyX gene encoding FAD-dependent thymidylate synthase, with the translated sequence MTDTPAADLSPSFRSDVTVELVKHTAGDSDVLWAARVSTAGEQSLEELQKDPERSRGLINYLMRDRHGSPFEHNSMTFFISAPIFVFREFMRHRVGWSYNEESGRYRELQPVFYVPGADRRLVQRGRPGKYEFVEGTEAQQELTSRAMEDSYRQAYGAYQEMLAAGVAREVARAVLPVGLFSSMYATCNARSLMHFLGLRTQHEQAQVPSFPQREIEMVGEKMEEQWAKLMPLTYAAFNANGRVAP